Proteins encoded within one genomic window of Siniperca chuatsi isolate FFG_IHB_CAS linkage group LG4, ASM2008510v1, whole genome shotgun sequence:
- the smad6b gene encoding mothers against decapentaplegic homolog 6b isoform X1, producing the protein MFRTKRSGLVRRLWRSRLIPDTEGEDGNGKTSEGCRDHLFGNNPEKIPKTELRPMTPSGCLLGDVGGVCTQSPVENSGLGVTSDQDGGAVCVQEQGSPRSIQDGECRTVTCCLFKDRDHSEFRGPETAQGTRDPGSCHFMLRNLGPRDSGSPEAQETMPRAVLEQELKSATYSLLKRLKEKALDTLLEAVESRGGMPSDCVMISGTELRLGGHVASPQLLVCKLYRWSDLQHPAQLKPLCECKSFGALDSPTVCCNPYHYSRLCGPESPPPPYSRLSPNEEHKPLDLSDSTLSYTETEAASSPNITPGEFSDASMSPDAPKQSHWCNVAYWEHRTRVGRLYTVYEHSVSIFYDLPQGTGFCLGQLNLEHRSSTVQRTRGKIGYGILLSKEPDGVWAYNRSEHPIFVNSPTLDVPNSRTLVVRKVMPGYSIKVFDYDRSCLLRHTTEADLLDGPYDPNSVRISFAKGWGPCYSRQFITSCPCWLEILLNNHR; encoded by the exons ATGTTCAGGACGAAACGCTCAGGTCTTGTGCGGCGACTCTGGAGAAGCCGTTTGATCCCAGATACAGAAGGGGAAGATGGAAATGGCAAAACAAGTGAGGGCTGTAGGGACCATCTGTTCGGAAACAACCCAGAGAAAATTCCCAAAACGGAGCTCAGACCGATGACCCCTAGCGGGTGTCTTCTAGGGGACGTAGGGGGTGTGTGCACCCAGAGCCCCGTGGAGAACAGCGGCTTGGGGGTCACGTCGGACCAAGATGGGGGTGCGGTGTGCGTCCAGGAGCAGGGGAGCCCCCGCTCCATACAGGACGGAGAATGCAGGACAGTGACGTGCTGCTTATTTAAAGACCGGGACCACTCCGAGTTTAGGGGTCCAGAGACGGCTCAGGGTACCAGGGATCCAGGGTCGTGTCACTTCATGCTGAGGAACCTTGGACCTCGGGATAGCGGCTCTCCTGAGGCGCAGGAGACGATGCCACGCGCGGTGTTGGAGCAAGAACTGAAATCAGCCACATACTCTCTTTTAAAAAGACTAAAGGAAAAGGCGCTGGATACCTTACTAGAGGCAGTGGAGTCCAGAGGAGGGATGCCGAGCGACTGTGTTATGATTTCCGGGACAGAGCTGAGGTTGGGCGGCCATGTGGCATCCCCACAGCTGCTTGTGTGTAAACTGTACCGCTGGTCCGACCTCCAGCACCCTGCCCAGCTCAAACCGCTCTGTGAGTGTAAGAGCTTTGGGGCCCTGGACAGTCCAACAGTATGCTGCAACCCCTATCACTACAGCCGGCTCTGTGGGCCAG AGTCACCCCCACCTCCTTATTCGAGGCTTTCCCCTAATGAAGAGCACAAGCCACTGG ATCTGTCAGACTCCACATTGTCTTACACTGAAACTGAGGCAGCCAGCTCACCAAACATCACACCAGGGGAATTCTCAG ATGCCAGTATGTCGCCTGATGCCCCTAAGCAGAGCCACTGGTGTAACGTGGCATACTGGGAGCACCGCACACGTGTTGGTCGCCTCTACACAGTGTATGAGCACTCCGTCAGCATCTTCTATGATCTACCTCAGGGCACGGGCTTCTGCCTGGGCCAGCTCAACCTGGAACACCGCAGCAGCACCGTTCAGCGTACACGAGGCAAAATCGGCTACGGCATCCTCCTCAGCAAAGAGCCAGACGGCGTTTGGGCGTATAACCGCAGTGAGCACCCCATATTCGTCAACTCCCCTACCCTTGACGTGCCTAACAGCAGAACTCTGGTAGTGCGAAAGGTGATGCCAGGCTACTCCATCAAAGTGTTTGACTATGATCGTTCATGCCTCCTGAGGCACACCACAGAGGCTGACCTCCTGGACGGACCGTATGACCCCAACAGTGTGCGCATCAGCTTTGCTAAGGGCTGGGGCCCCTGCTACTCAAGACAGTTCATCACCTCCTGCCCCTGCTGGCTGGAGATCCTCCTCAACAACCATAGATAA
- the smad6b gene encoding mothers against decapentaplegic homolog 6b isoform X2, which translates to MFRTKRSGLVRRLWRSRLIPDTEGEDGNGKTSEGCRDHLFGNNPEKIPKTELRPMTPSGCLLGDVGGVCTQSPVENSGLGVTSDQDGGAVCVQEQGSPRSIQDGECRTVTCCLFKDRDHSEFRGPETAQGTRDPGSCHFMLRNLGPRDSGSPEAQETMPRAVLEQELKSATYSLLKRLKEKALDTLLEAVESRGGMPSDCVMISGTELRLGGHVASPQLLVCKLYRWSDLQHPAQLKPLCECKSFGALDSPTVCCNPYHYSRLCGPDASMSPDAPKQSHWCNVAYWEHRTRVGRLYTVYEHSVSIFYDLPQGTGFCLGQLNLEHRSSTVQRTRGKIGYGILLSKEPDGVWAYNRSEHPIFVNSPTLDVPNSRTLVVRKVMPGYSIKVFDYDRSCLLRHTTEADLLDGPYDPNSVRISFAKGWGPCYSRQFITSCPCWLEILLNNHR; encoded by the exons ATGTTCAGGACGAAACGCTCAGGTCTTGTGCGGCGACTCTGGAGAAGCCGTTTGATCCCAGATACAGAAGGGGAAGATGGAAATGGCAAAACAAGTGAGGGCTGTAGGGACCATCTGTTCGGAAACAACCCAGAGAAAATTCCCAAAACGGAGCTCAGACCGATGACCCCTAGCGGGTGTCTTCTAGGGGACGTAGGGGGTGTGTGCACCCAGAGCCCCGTGGAGAACAGCGGCTTGGGGGTCACGTCGGACCAAGATGGGGGTGCGGTGTGCGTCCAGGAGCAGGGGAGCCCCCGCTCCATACAGGACGGAGAATGCAGGACAGTGACGTGCTGCTTATTTAAAGACCGGGACCACTCCGAGTTTAGGGGTCCAGAGACGGCTCAGGGTACCAGGGATCCAGGGTCGTGTCACTTCATGCTGAGGAACCTTGGACCTCGGGATAGCGGCTCTCCTGAGGCGCAGGAGACGATGCCACGCGCGGTGTTGGAGCAAGAACTGAAATCAGCCACATACTCTCTTTTAAAAAGACTAAAGGAAAAGGCGCTGGATACCTTACTAGAGGCAGTGGAGTCCAGAGGAGGGATGCCGAGCGACTGTGTTATGATTTCCGGGACAGAGCTGAGGTTGGGCGGCCATGTGGCATCCCCACAGCTGCTTGTGTGTAAACTGTACCGCTGGTCCGACCTCCAGCACCCTGCCCAGCTCAAACCGCTCTGTGAGTGTAAGAGCTTTGGGGCCCTGGACAGTCCAACAGTATGCTGCAACCCCTATCACTACAGCCGGCTCTGTGGGCCAG ATGCCAGTATGTCGCCTGATGCCCCTAAGCAGAGCCACTGGTGTAACGTGGCATACTGGGAGCACCGCACACGTGTTGGTCGCCTCTACACAGTGTATGAGCACTCCGTCAGCATCTTCTATGATCTACCTCAGGGCACGGGCTTCTGCCTGGGCCAGCTCAACCTGGAACACCGCAGCAGCACCGTTCAGCGTACACGAGGCAAAATCGGCTACGGCATCCTCCTCAGCAAAGAGCCAGACGGCGTTTGGGCGTATAACCGCAGTGAGCACCCCATATTCGTCAACTCCCCTACCCTTGACGTGCCTAACAGCAGAACTCTGGTAGTGCGAAAGGTGATGCCAGGCTACTCCATCAAAGTGTTTGACTATGATCGTTCATGCCTCCTGAGGCACACCACAGAGGCTGACCTCCTGGACGGACCGTATGACCCCAACAGTGTGCGCATCAGCTTTGCTAAGGGCTGGGGCCCCTGCTACTCAAGACAGTTCATCACCTCCTGCCCCTGCTGGCTGGAGATCCTCCTCAACAACCATAGATAA